The following are encoded together in the Vidua macroura isolate BioBank_ID:100142 chromosome 6, ASM2450914v1, whole genome shotgun sequence genome:
- the ZBTB25 gene encoding zinc finger and BTB domain-containing protein 25, which yields MDTTGHSVLLLQQLNMQREFGFLCDCTVAIGDVYFKAHRAVLAAFSNYFKMIFIHQTSECIKIQPTDIQPDIFSYLLHIMYTGKGPKQTVSQSRLEEGIRFLHADHLSHIAIEMNQAFSPEPVQSSNLYGIQISTAHKLAKERLGAKESLPKAGGRSAAQGDHPQLQLSLAIGLDDGPLDQQVARPSAQPAALAKPAEERPKLSVSIKQERCDSEPVVSQSCTPPSPGGASPILAKGSLKVHLCHYCGERFDSREGLRQHLHTHVSGSLPFGVPASILESSNLGEVQPLAEDREPGDGHRLGAFLLKEDEHQLEHPSCSDLEPLQIGQLSLISKDHEPVELNCNFSFSRKRKISCTVCGRAFFRKSQLLEHMYTHRGKQHKYSRCQRLESPSTPRFHPYCDSESVGKSSSLSQDHLDECILESDLIQESVDTILVE from the exons ATGGATACCACCGGCCACAgcgtcctcctcctccagcagctgaacatgCAACGGGAGTTTGGCTTTCTGTGCGACTGCACAGTTGCCATTGGAGATGTTTACTTCAAAGCCCACAGAGCGGTGCTCGCTGCTTTTTCAAACTATTTTAAGATGATATTTATTCATCAGACGAG CGAGTGCATAAAAATTCAGCCTACAGACATCCAGCCTGACATATTTAGTTACTTGTTACATATCATGTACACTGGGAAAGGGCCAAAGCAGACTGTCAGCCAGAGCCGACTGGAGGAGGGCATCCGCTTTCTGCACGCAGACCACCTCTCCCACATCGCCATCGAGATGAACCAGGCCTTCTCCCCAGAGCCCGTCCAGTCCTCCAACTTGTACGGGATCCAGATCTCCACAGCACACAAGCTGGCAAAGGAGCGCCTGGGAGCGAAGGAGAGCCTGCCCAAGGCGGGCGGCAGGTCTGCGGCCCAGGGCGATcacccccagctgcagctgtccCTGGCCATTGGCCTGGACGATGGCCCCCTGGACCAGCAGGTCGCTCGCCCCTCGGCCCAGCCCGCGGCTCTGGCCAAGCCGGCGGAGGAGCGCCCGAAGCTCTCGGTTTCCATAAAGCAGGAGAGGTGCGACTCGGAGCCCGTGGTGTCCCAGAGCTGCACCCCTCCTTCTCCAGGGGGAGCGAGCCCCATCCTTGCCAAGGGCAGCCTCAAGGTGCACTTGTGCCACTACTGCGGGGAGCGCTTCGACTCGCGGGAGGGGCTGCGGCAGCACCTGCACACCCATGTCTCGGGCTCGCTGCCCTTCGGCGTCCCGGCCTCCATCCTGGAGAGCAGCAACCTGGGCGAGGTGCAGCCTCTGGCTGAGGACAGGGAGCCTGGGGATGGCCATCGCCTCGGGGCCTTCCTTCTCAAGGAGGATGAACATCAGCTGGAGCATCCGAGCTGCAGCGACCTGGAGCCTCTGCAGATCGGGCAGCTCTCCCTCATCTCCAAGGACCACGAACCGGTGGAGTTGAACtgtaacttttctttctcaagaaaGAGAAAGATCAGCTGCACCGTCTGCGGCCGCGCGTTTTTCCGGAAGAgccagctgctggagcacatgTACACGCACAGAGGGAAGCAGCACAAGTACAGCCGCTGCCAGCGGCTGGAgagccccagcacccccaggtttCACCCTTACTGTGACAGCGAGAGTGTGGGTAAGAGCTCCAGCTTGTCCCAGGACCACTTAGATGAATGTATACTGGAGTCAGATCTCATCCAAGAAAGCGTCGATACGATCCTGGTAGAGTAA